The genomic stretch GCGCGCGAACTCCTCGCGCAGGTATCCGCTCAGGATGAGGACCCCCTTGTCGTGCGTGCTCCCGGAAAGCTTCGCCTCCCGCTCGACGTTGATGATCCCCGCCTTCCCCACGCCGACGGCCGCCGTGATCCGCGTCGGCACGCCGAAGCGGTGCTCCCCGTGCGCGAACACGGCGAGCCCGTTCACCTGTCCGACGCGCGAGCCGTCCGTATCGATGAGGATGATCTTCTCCTTCAGGCGGTCGCGGACCTTCTCCTCGAGGAGCGAGATCCGGTCCCTGCGCGCGTCGATCGCCTTGCGCACCGAGTCGACGCCGACCTTCTCCGACTCCGAAAGCCGCGCCCAGAATTCCGCCTCGCGGATCACGTCGGCGATCTCGCCGAAGCGGCTCGTGATCCGGTTCCGCCTCCCCGCGCGGCGCACGCCGTACTCGATGACGCGCGCCACCGCTTCACACGTGAATGGTCTCAACTTCTCGTTCTCGGCGAGAAACGCGACGAACGAGGCGTATTGCCCGACCGCCTCTCCGTTCAGGGCGATCTCGGTGTCGAAATCGGCCCGAACCTTGAAGATCTTCGCGAAATCCTCGTCGTACGCATGGAGGAGGAAATACAAATGCGGCGGACCGATCAGGATCACCTTCACGTCGATGTCGATCGGCTCCGGCTTCAGGCTCGCGGTCGAGAGCTGGAGGAGCCCCTCGATCCCCTGAATCACGAGCTCGCGGTACGTGAGAACGCGCTTCAGCGTCTTCCACAGACCCGGCTCCGAAAGGGAATCGAGCGCGTTCAACACGAGATATCCGCCGTCCGCCTGCAGCATCGATCCGGCCTTGATCTTCGTGAAGTCGGTGACCGCCTGCCCCCATCGGGTCACCGTCCGCTCGATCGTCCCGAAGACGTTGTTGTAGGTCGGGTTGGTCTCCATGACGACGGGGCACGCGCTCGTCTTCGAGTTGTCCAGAATCACGTTCACCCGGTAGGGAAGATACGGATCGGCCGGCTCCGCCGTCTTCAAAGGATCCGGCGGCCCGTCCCCCTCTCCCCCGGCCGCCTTCAACCGGTCGAGATGCGAAAGGACGTGCTCCTTGAGATCGTCGAGGTACTCGGCGATCCTCGCGTTCTCCTTGTGCGCATGCTTGAGGTCGTCGATGAAGTCGTCGATCAGCCCGTCGACCGCGCTCCGCTCGAGCCCCTCGAGCTTCTCCATCATCTCCGCGTTCAGGCGCCGCGATTCCTTCATCACCTCGCGCATCCGCTTGCGGAACAGGCCGTCCTTCTCCGCGAACCCCTTGAGGGTCGCCCCCTCCGGGAGCTCGATCTGGCCCGACTCGACGAGAAGCGCGAGCTGTTCGTACGGATACGCCTTGTCCCCCACGGGGATCAGGATCTCCGGCCGCGTGACGGGCCCGACCCGGATCTGGCTCAAGATGAAGCCGTTCTTCTTCAGCTCCTCCTCGAACGAGTGAAAGAGCTCCTTCTGCCGCTTGAGGTACGACTCGGCGAGCGCTTCCTTTCTCTCCGCGAACGATCCGCTCTCGAGCGCCGCGGGGAGCTCCTTTTGGAGGATCTGGACGAGACGGCCCATTCGACGGGCAAAAAGACCGCCTCCCCCCTCGGCGAACGTGAGGAGAACCGGGTTGTACGGATTCTTGAAGTTGTAAACATAGCAGAAGTCGCGAGGCCCGGAGCAGCGTGGCCGGATCGTCTCGAGCACCTTCCGCACGGTGCTCGTCTTGCCGGTGCCGGAGACGCCGCTGACGTAGATGTTGTAGCCGGGCGAAAAGAGATCGACGCCGAGGCGAAGCGCCCGGATCGCGCGATCTTGCCCCATGATGTCGTGGAGAGGCTCCACTCCGGAGGTGTCGGCGAAACCGAGCTTCGAGGGATCGCACCGCCAGGTGAGATCGTCCGCCTCCAGACTCGCCCTCGCCGCGGCCGGGCGGAGAGCGGCGAGCCGTTCCCTCTCCGCTCGTCGGGATTCCTTTCGATGCGAAGCTTCCGGCTTCCTCGATCGCGTCTTCTTCTTCTTCGCCGAGCCCCGGACGGCGCGGCCGCCTTTCTTGTCGGATGCCATTCCCTCGATTCCTCTTCTCGCCGCGCGGCCGAAGGAGCGCTCCGCGCGAGGCCTCCTCCCGTTTTCGTTCGAGGATCCGCTCGGGAAACCGATTCTCGTTCCAACCTACCCGAGCCGGCGTCCCCCGTCCAGCACGGAGTCGCGGGGCGAGAAGACGCGCGCGTCCGCAATGGGATCTCTTTGACACGCGCGGCGCGCCGCGCTACATTGCCCGGAGCGGGGAAGCCCCGCGCGGGAACCGGGCGGATCGGAGAGAGGAGGAGTCTCGTGTCCCCGTTGGTCGAACGAATGGTGCGCGCGGCGAAGCTCGATGCCCGACTCTACGAGGAAGTGGAAACGGACACCACCGCCCTCGGACCGGCGACGATCGTCGTGATTCTCTCCGGCCTCGCGGCGGGGATCGGGATGATCTCGGTCCGTGGAATCGGCGGCCTCATCGCCGGCACGGTCGTCGCGGTCGCCGCGTGGTATGTGTGGGCGTACCTGATTTACCTCATCGGCACGCGCGTCCTCCCCGGGCCCGAGACGAAGACCGACCCGGGCGAGCTACTCCGCGCCCTCGGCTTCGCGAGCGCTCCGGGCGTGATCCGCGTGCTCGGGATCGTGCCGTTTCTCCGCGACTTCGTCTTCTTCGTTTCGTCCGTGTGGATGCTCGCCACGATGGTCATCGCGGTCCGCCAGGCGCTCGATTACAAGAGCACGGCGCGCGCGGTCCTCGTGTGCGCGATCGGCTGGCTCGTCCAGCTCGTTCTCCTCTGGCTGTTGCAGGCGCTCTTGCGATAGAAACGGCGCGGCCGCGACTCGCCTCGAGCACGAACCTCGCGGGCGCCCTTTCGCAGCGTCGGAGCCGGACCGAAGAAGAAACCGCGCGGATCGCCGGGCTAGCGGATCACAATCACTTTCCGGCTCGAAAGGTCCCGCCCTCCCCCATCAGTCCTCATGAAGTAGACGCCCGAAGGAACCTCTCTTCCCCTCTCGTCCGTACCATCCCACCCGACGACTGCCCCGCTGGGAATCACAAGCTCCCTCACGAGACGCCCGTCGAGCGAGTAGATTCGAAGCGCGGACGCAGGGCCGACCAAACGCCGCGCGGCGAGGCGAAGAGGTCCATGGGTCGGGTGGAAGGGCAAAGGACCGACGACGATTCCAGGACCGGATTCGACGCGCCCGACGACGTCGACGACACCCGTTTCGATTTCCAAGTCGTAGTCGAAATCGACCCAGATCGGGCTCGACCAGGCAACGCCTTGTCCCCCCTCTTCCACGCGCAGGTATAGTAAGCGGTCGTCCCCGCGACGACCGGATCCATGTCGACGAAGGACGCGCTGTCGCTCATCGATCCGACCGGCATCGACACATACCAATCCGGATTGCCGTTCTTGAGGACTTGGACTCGCAACAACGGCCTTGTCCCGACGACCCGGTAGGAAATCGTCGGGGGTTCTTCCGCCACGTGTTCTTCCCCCATCAGATGGTCGTCGATCCGAAAATCGAGGAAGATCTTACGCGAATAAGAAGTCCCGTAGCACCGGCGCGCTCGGAGCGCCTCGAAGATCGCTTCGCGCGTTCCGTTCTCCGCGAGGACCGCGGTGAAGCCGTTCCCGGGGTTGTGGTCCGCCGCCGACACGATGCCGAGGCGAAGACCCTTGCCCCAGGCCGACTGGACCCATCCGGTGTCCGGCTGAACGACTGGAGGCCGATGCTCGAGCGGACACCCCGGATACTCAGAGGAACCTCGGGTCGTCTGAAAGATCTCCACCAGCCGAAGCACGTTCGGGAGGCCGCCTCCCGGGGGGATCAGCTCGTCATAGATCGTGAACCCCGTTCCGATCTTCTCCACCGGGTGATGCGGAATCACCAAGACGTCCTTGTTGCCGAAGTTCGCATAGAAGTCGAGCCAGCGGAAAGGGGTCGTGACAAGGGCATCCCGACTGCTCCATTCGTCCGAACTCAAGTAGAGCGCGTTCTGATCGCCGCGCCCGCCCCACGTGCCGGTGCGCCCGGCTTTCTCAAATCCCGGAAACGTGACGAACTGGCCCGGAATGTGACGGAGATCGATCCACTTGGCGACGAGATTCCAGACGAGCGGCGACCACCACTCCACGTGATCCGCCGGCGCGTACCAGTCGTAGCCCACGCGCTCGTACGCCGCCGAGAACGTCTCCTCGAACGGATAGTCCCAGATCCCGTCATAGGAAAAGTCGCACGTGTGTCGATGGTTCTCGCCGAAATAGACGCCGTAGGTTCCTTCCGAGGTTTGAATCTCGAAGCGAGGCACCGTCCGCGCTTCGCCGGGATTCCACGAGGACGGCCACTGATGCCCGGTGACCGAGAGGGATTGTCCTCCGCCGAACCCGACGAGGAACGTGTCGACCCGAACATCGGAATCGGGACCCAGAATGTTCTCCGTGTCCCGAATCGGTTGGACGTCGCGACGGTCCTTCGTCCAGGCGAGCCAGAGAGTTCCCTCCCCGTCAAGCGCGGCCGCAGGAGCATTCCAGAAGTGCGCGCCCCGAGAGAGAAACACGCGCGGAACATCCGACCAGTGAGTCCCCTCGTAGTACACGCCGAAGATTCCCCAGTACTGATTTCGGTATCCGTTCTCCATGAAATAGCCGTTCATCTTCGAGAAGACCCACAACCGGCCTCGACCGTCGATCAGAAGATGCGGGCGGTAGCCGTACACGCGAATCGGATTCGACGGAACGTAGTAGCCGACCTCCTCCATCGAGGGGCGGGGGACCCGTCCCGACCCGGAAGGGGTGCCATGCGGAACGGCGAGGGAAGCCCCGTCCCAGCCAA from Candidatus Eisenbacteria bacterium encodes the following:
- a CDS encoding AAA family ATPase, encoding MASDKKGGRAVRGSAKKKKTRSRKPEASHRKESRRAERERLAALRPAAARASLEADDLTWRCDPSKLGFADTSGVEPLHDIMGQDRAIRALRLGVDLFSPGYNIYVSGVSGTGKTSTVRKVLETIRPRCSGPRDFCYVYNFKNPYNPVLLTFAEGGGGLFARRMGRLVQILQKELPAALESGSFAERKEALAESYLKRQKELFHSFEEELKKNGFILSQIRVGPVTRPEILIPVGDKAYPYEQLALLVESGQIELPEGATLKGFAEKDGLFRKRMREVMKESRRLNAEMMEKLEGLERSAVDGLIDDFIDDLKHAHKENARIAEYLDDLKEHVLSHLDRLKAAGGEGDGPPDPLKTAEPADPYLPYRVNVILDNSKTSACPVVMETNPTYNNVFGTIERTVTRWGQAVTDFTKIKAGSMLQADGGYLVLNALDSLSEPGLWKTLKRVLTYRELVIQGIEGLLQLSTASLKPEPIDIDVKVILIGPPHLYFLLHAYDEDFAKIFKVRADFDTEIALNGEAVGQYASFVAFLAENEKLRPFTCEAVARVIEYGVRRAGRRNRITSRFGEIADVIREAEFWARLSESEKVGVDSVRKAIDARRDRISLLEEKVRDRLKEKIILIDTDGSRVGQVNGLAVFAHGEHRFGVPTRITAAVGVGKAGIINVEREAKLSGSTHDKGVLILSGYLREEFAREVPLSLSASVCFEQSYGGVDGDSASSTELYAILSALSEVPLRQDLAVTGSVNQKGDIQAICGVNEKIEGFFRTCAERGLTGKQGVLIPEANVPDLMLDEEVRRAVAEKRFHIYPVKRVEEGIEILTGIEAGVRRADGSWQEGTLFERVEKRLVALQKKSIEKAQGTRAAHTGKKKPRGM
- a CDS encoding DUF3604 domain-containing protein gives rise to the protein MTWSRYPSIGVDPSGNLWVAYYRINREWRKFESSDPEPSDLGSVRLLGWDGASLAVPHGTPSGSGRVPRPSMEEVGYYVPSNPIRVYGYRPHLLIDGRGRLWVFSKMNGYFMENGYRNQYWGIFGVYYEGTHWSDVPRVFLSRGAHFWNAPAAALDGEGTLWLAWTKDRRDVQPIRDTENILGPDSDVRVDTFLVGFGGGQSLSVTGHQWPSSWNPGEARTVPRFEIQTSEGTYGVYFGENHRHTCDFSYDGIWDYPFEETFSAAYERVGYDWYAPADHVEWWSPLVWNLVAKWIDLRHIPGQFVTFPGFEKAGRTGTWGGRGDQNALYLSSDEWSSRDALVTTPFRWLDFYANFGNKDVLVIPHHPVEKIGTGFTIYDELIPPGGGLPNVLRLVEIFQTTRGSSEYPGCPLEHRPPVVQPDTGWVQSAWGKGLRLGIVSAADHNPGNGFTAVLAENGTREAIFEALRARRCYGTSYSRKIFLDFRIDDHLMGEEHVAEEPPTISYRVVGTRPLLRVQVLKNGNPDWYVSMPVGSMSDSASFVDMDPVVAGTTAYYTCAWKRGDKALPGRARSGSISTTTWKSKRVSSTSSGASNPVLESSSVLCPSTRPMDLFASPRGVWSALRPRFESTRSTGVS
- a CDS encoding YIP1 family protein, whose amino-acid sequence is MSPLVERMVRAAKLDARLYEEVETDTTALGPATIVVILSGLAAGIGMISVRGIGGLIAGTVVAVAAWYVWAYLIYLIGTRVLPGPETKTDPGELLRALGFASAPGVIRVLGIVPFLRDFVFFVSSVWMLATMVIAVRQALDYKSTARAVLVCAIGWLVQLVLLWLLQALLR